One Rosa chinensis cultivar Old Blush chromosome 3, RchiOBHm-V2, whole genome shotgun sequence DNA window includes the following coding sequences:
- the LOC112192972 gene encoding carrot ABA-induced in somatic embryos 3, which translates to MASEQERRDPQKRQELDAKARQGETVVPGGTGGKSLEAQEHLAEGRQRGGETRKEQLGHEGYQEIGHRGGESRREQIGHEGYHEMGKKGGLSTKDKSGGERAAEEGIPIDESNYKTRTP; encoded by the exons ATGGCATCGGAGCAGGAAAGAAGGGATCCACAGAAGAGACAAGAGCTGGACGCGAAAGCAAGGCAGGGAGAGACTGTTGTTCCTGGTGGAACTGGTGGCAAGAGCCTTGAAGCTCAAGAACACCTGGCTGAAG GGCGCCAGCGTGGAGGCGAGACCAGGAAGGAGCAGCTGGGACATGAAGGGTACCAGGAGATTGGTCACCGCGGAGGCGAGAGCAGGAGGGAGCAGATAGGTCATGAAGGGTATCATGAGATGGGGAAGAAAGGAGGATTGAGCACCAAGGACAAGTCTGGAGGAGAGCGTGCTGCTGAGGAAGGGATCCCAATTGACGAGTCCAACTACAAAACTAGGACTCCTTGA
- the LOC112192971 gene encoding chlorophyll synthase, chloroplastic: MASVLNTVPSARFSNPNASRVRTHSVLAPISVSFSRRRFTVRAAETDTNEEIKSQAAPDKAPASGGSSFNQLLGIKGASQETNKWKIRLQLTKPVTWPPLVWGVVCGAAASGNFHWNLEDVAKSILCMSMSGPFLTGYTQTLNDWYDREIDAINEPYRPIPSGAISENEVITQIWVLLLGGLVSAGILDVWAGHDFPIVFYLALGGSLLSYIYSAPPLKLKQNGWIGNFALGASYISLPWWAGQALFGTLTPDIIVLTLLYSIAGLGIAIVNDFKSVEGDRALGLQSLPVAFGSETAKWICVGAIDITQLSIAGYLLGAGKPYYALTLVALIAPQVFFQFKYFLKDPVKYDVKYQASAQPFLVLGLLVTALATSH; the protein is encoded by the exons ATGGCGTCCGTACTCAATACGGTGCCTTCCGCTAGATTTTCGAACCCTAACGCCAGCCGAGTTCGTACTCACTCCGTTTTGGCGCCGATTTCCGTTTCGTTTTCCA GGAGGAGATTTACAGTTAGGGCTGCAGAGACTGATACGAATGAAG AAATCAAATCTCAGGCGGCACCGGATAAGGCACCGGCGAGCGGTGGTTCGAGCTTTAATCAGCTTCTTGGAATCAAAGGAGCTTCTCAAGAAACT AATAAATGGAAGATTCGTCTTCAGCTGACCAAGCCTGTTACTTGGCCTCCTTTGGTATGGGGAGTAGTTTGCGGAGCTGCTGCCTCCG GAAATTTTCATTGGAATTTGGaggatgttgccaaatctatacTTTGTATGTCAATGTCTGGCCCTTTTCTCACTGGCTACACACAG ACACTAAATGATTGGTATGACCGAGAGATTGATGCAATCAATGAGCCATATCGTCCAATTCCCTCGGGGGCAATATCTGAGAATGAG GTTATTACTCAAATCTGGGTACTGCTTTTAGGAGGTCTTGTCTCGGCTGGTATATTGGATGTGTGG GCAGGACATGATTTCCCAATAGTCTTTTACCTTGCTCTGGGTGGATCCTTGCTATCGTACATTTACTCTGCTCCACCTCTAAAG CTTAAACAAAATGGATGGATTGGAAATTTTGCGCTTGGAGCAAGTTATATCTCTTTGCCATG GTGGGCTGGTCAGGCATTATTTGGAACCCTTACACCTGACATAATTGTCCTCACACTCCTGTACAGCATTGCCGGA TTGGGGATTGCTATTGTAAATGACTTCAAAAGTGTTGAAGGAGATAGAGCACTGGGACTTCAG TCACTTCCCGTAGCTTTTGGTTCTGAAACTGCAAAATGGATTTGCGTGGGTGCCATCGACATAACTCAGCTATCGATTGCTG GTTATCTGCTAGGGGCTGGTAAACCATACTATGCATTAACTCTAGTTGCTTTGATAGCTCCCCAAGTCTTTTTCCAG TTCAAGTATTTTCTCAAAGACCCTGTCAAGTATGATGTTAAATATCAG GCCAGTGCGCAGCCATTTCTTGTTCTTGGTCTTCTGGTAACAGCTTTAGCAACCAGTCATTGA